One Candidatus Paceibacterota bacterium genomic window carries:
- a CDS encoding ATP-binding protein, which translates to MAKEKEDKKGAEKGHRYDASDISVLEGLEPVRRRPGMYIGTTGPEGLHHLIWEIFDNSRDEAMGGFCNDIEIVLLPGNRIRVADNGRGIPIDIHKKTKVSALETVMTTLHAGGKFGGEGYKVSGGLHGVGASVVNALSIYCKAEVYRDGGKYYQEYSQGKKKSAVKKSGASKLHGTIITFEPDEEIFGKIVFDWNTVMSHIRQQAYLVKGLKILIIDARGWDNQKGLNEEDVFYFRELGLELPSVTFYFEGGLVSLVKYYNKLHKPIQNHIFYVEKELDKVGVEIALQYVDDISDRIFPFANNIYTGEGGTHVTGFKTALTRTLNTYCKKNEMMKESEGGFTGDDVLEGLTVVISVKLREIQFEGQTKGKLGSMEAQGAVATVFGEAFASFLEENPDDAKAIINKSILALKARKAAKAAKDSILRKGALEGMTLPGKLADCQSKNASESELFLVEGDSAGGCFSADTKVALVDGRDISFKELILEHNLGKTNYCYTILDDGSIGIQKILNPRRTKINTEVIKVMLDNEEEIVCTPDHLFMLRDGNYKAAQDLESNDSLMPLRKQFSKIGKRITIEDYEMVYDGKDHRWIFTHLLSDNYNLEQGVYPITEGSHRHHKDFNKRNNNPENIIRLTKEEHMALHALLYEKNLKRPDVLEKLKNIRNTPSYRGKIRQKMLLMRDELSARAKAQWENEEYKKYMVQKFLDFYASNEEYRKKSQEILKIAQKKYWSNEANVEKQSQKVKNFFKAHPELKKGLSVIAKEQWANFDLLKWRSDKTKGQWTEEFREKRKVAYDKTYYENTIKVLRRVYDNNKEIDVNLFEEIRKRENNKNVLSFKTFVSRFFDGNETELSEAVENYNHKIKKIIQLSEKIDVYDLEVPGTHNFALASGVFVHNSAKQGRDRRIQAILPLRGKILNVERARIDKMLASKEVKSLVIAMGTSIGDTFDLEKMRYHKIIIATDADVDGSHIRTLLLTLFYRYFRQVIEVGYIYIAQPPLYKIKKGKEILYAYTDDEKLKIVGKSNDVSEIEEVAPTLEEVGVPTPDENQGVGKEKSTKIHIQRFKGLGEMNPEELWETTMDPSHRVLKRVDISDAEEANKIFDILMGSEVPPRKLFIQSNAKLAEIDI; encoded by the coding sequence ATGGCGAAAGAAAAAGAAGACAAAAAAGGTGCCGAAAAAGGGCACCGTTATGATGCCTCTGACATTTCCGTTTTAGAGGGGCTAGAACCCGTCAGGCGCCGTCCTGGCATGTATATCGGCACCACGGGGCCCGAAGGATTACACCACTTAATATGGGAGATTTTTGATAATTCACGCGACGAAGCGATGGGTGGTTTTTGTAATGATATTGAAATTGTCCTTCTTCCCGGCAATCGCATTCGCGTGGCAGACAATGGCCGAGGCATACCGATCGATATTCATAAAAAAACAAAAGTTTCTGCTTTGGAAACTGTGATGACGACGCTTCACGCTGGAGGAAAATTCGGAGGGGAAGGATACAAAGTTTCCGGAGGTCTTCATGGAGTCGGCGCTTCTGTCGTAAATGCTCTTTCTATTTATTGCAAAGCGGAAGTTTATAGGGATGGCGGAAAGTATTACCAAGAATATTCTCAAGGCAAGAAAAAATCTGCAGTTAAGAAGAGCGGTGCTTCGAAACTTCATGGTACCATCATTACCTTTGAACCCGATGAAGAAATTTTTGGCAAAATTGTGTTTGATTGGAATACGGTAATGAGCCACATCCGCCAGCAAGCTTATTTGGTAAAAGGATTAAAAATTTTAATAATTGATGCAAGAGGGTGGGATAATCAGAAGGGCTTAAACGAAGAAGACGTTTTTTATTTTAGAGAATTAGGACTAGAGTTACCCTCAGTGACTTTTTATTTCGAAGGCGGATTGGTTTCTCTCGTAAAATATTACAATAAACTTCATAAGCCGATTCAAAACCACATTTTTTATGTTGAAAAAGAATTAGATAAAGTTGGGGTAGAAATAGCTTTACAATATGTAGATGATATTTCAGATAGAATTTTTCCTTTCGCCAATAATATTTACACCGGAGAAGGCGGAACCCACGTGACTGGTTTTAAAACAGCTCTCACTAGGACACTCAATACTTACTGCAAGAAAAATGAAATGATGAAAGAATCCGAAGGCGGATTTACCGGCGATGATGTCCTGGAAGGATTGACGGTGGTTATTTCTGTAAAGCTTCGAGAGATACAATTTGAAGGGCAGACTAAAGGGAAATTGGGCAGTATGGAGGCTCAGGGTGCGGTGGCGACAGTTTTCGGCGAAGCTTTTGCAAGCTTCCTAGAAGAAAATCCAGATGATGCCAAAGCAATAATCAACAAGTCAATTCTAGCTCTAAAAGCGCGTAAGGCAGCAAAGGCAGCCAAGGACTCAATCCTTCGCAAAGGCGCATTGGAGGGGATGACTTTGCCGGGGAAGTTGGCAGACTGTCAAAGTAAAAATGCCTCTGAATCGGAATTGTTTTTGGTAGAGGGGGATTCGGCAGGAGGATGTTTTTCAGCAGATACTAAGGTCGCTTTAGTTGACGGCAGAGATATTTCTTTTAAAGAATTAATTTTAGAACACAATCTAGGTAAAACAAATTATTGTTATACGATTCTGGATGATGGAAGTATCGGTATTCAAAAAATTCTTAATCCAAGAAGAACAAAAATAAATACTGAGGTTATAAAAGTCATGCTAGACAATGAAGAAGAAATTGTTTGCACTCCAGACCACCTTTTTATGCTTCGTGATGGTAATTATAAAGCAGCTCAAGATCTCGAATCAAATGATTCATTAATGCCGTTGCGAAAGCAATTTTCTAAAATAGGCAAAAGAATTACAATTGAAGACTATGAAATGGTTTATGACGGGAAAGATCATAGGTGGATATTTACTCATTTGCTTTCTGATAATTATAATTTAGAGCAAGGCGTTTATCCAATTACTGAAGGTTCACATAGGCATCATAAGGATTTTAATAAAAGAAACAACAATCCTGAGAACATTATTCGTTTAACTAAGGAAGAACACATGGCATTGCATGCTCTCCTTTATGAAAAAAATTTAAAGAGGCCGGATGTTTTGGAAAAATTAAAGAACATAAGAAACACTCCTTCATATCGGGGAAAGATACGCCAGAAAATGCTCTTAATGAGAGATGAGCTTAGCGCTCGCGCTAAAGCCCAATGGGAAAACGAAGAATATAAAAAATACATGGTTCAGAAATTTTTAGATTTTTATGCTTCCAACGAAGAATATAGAAAAAAAAGCCAAGAAATTTTAAAGATTGCTCAGAAAAAATATTGGTCAAATGAGGCAAATGTAGAAAAACAATCCCAAAAAGTAAAGAATTTTTTTAAAGCGCACCCTGAATTAAAAAAAGGACTTTCTGTAATAGCTAAAGAACAATGGGCAAACTTTGATTTATTGAAATGGCGAAGCGATAAGACTAAAGGGCAATGGACCGAAGAATTCAGAGAAAAAAGAAAAGTTGCTTATGATAAAACCTATTATGAAAATACCATCAAGGTGTTGAGAAGAGTTTATGATAACAATAAAGAAATTGACGTAAATCTTTTTGAAGAAATAAGAAAGAGAGAAAATAATAAAAATGTTCTTTCTTTTAAAACCTTTGTAAGCAGGTTTTTTGACGGAAACGAGACTGAATTATCTGAGGCAGTGGAAAATTATAACCATAAAATAAAAAAAATTATCCAGCTTTCAGAAAAAATAGATGTTTATGACTTAGAAGTTCCGGGAACTCATAATTTTGCTCTTGCTTCTGGAGTTTTTGTTCATAATAGCGCTAAACAGGGTAGGGATCGCCGTATCCAAGCGATATTGCCACTCCGAGGTAAAATTTTAAATGTTGAGCGCGCGCGAATAGACAAGATGCTCGCTTCCAAAGAAGTGAAATCTCTCGTTATCGCTATGGGTACTTCTATCGGAGATACTTTTGATTTAGAAAAAATGCGTTATCATAAAATAATTATTGCTACCGATGCCGACGTGGACGGTTCGCACATTCGTACTTTATTGCTTACTCTTTTTTACAGATATTTTAGGCAAGTGATTGAAGTGGGGTATATCTATATTGCTCAACCTCCGCTTTATAAAATAAAAAAAGGCAAAGAAATTTTATATGCTTACACTGATGATGAGAAATTAAAAATTGTCGGCAAAAGCAATGATGTGAGCGAGATAGAAGAAGTGGCCCCGACGCTTGAAGAGGTCGGGGTCCCGACTCCTGATGAAAATCAGGGCGTCGGGAAAGAAAAATCCACAAAAATACATATTCAGCGCTTCAAAGGTCTCGGAGAAATGAACCCAGAAGAACTCTGGGAGACGACCATGGATCCTAGCCATCGCGTTCTCAAGAGAGTGGACATCAGTGATGCCGAGGAAGCTAACAAGATTTTTGATATTCTTATGGGTTCCGAAGTGCCTCCACGCAAATTATTTATTCAATCCAACGCAAAATTGGCGGAGATTGATATATAA
- the thrS gene encoding threonine--tRNA ligase, protein MEKTEKLKNLRHSLAHLLAAAVLEYYPDTKVTLGPPIEDGFYYDFDFTSPISDKDLPKIEKKMRELVKTWKGFSHEEKTAEEAKKYFAGNSYKLEIINEIAEKGEKITFYTSGNFTDLCRGGHLENPAKEIDLNSFKLDRMAGAYWRGDEKNKMLTRIYGLAFETKEELEAYLKQREEARKRDHKKLGKELDLFTFSDLVGAGLPLFTPKGTLVRNLLDDFVWELRKIAGYERVDIPHITKKELYETSGHWEKFKDDLFKINTREEHTFAMKPMNCPHHTQIYNRKQWSYKELPQRYAETTKVYRDEQTGELGGLSRVRSITQDDAHVFCRLSQASPEMEKIYNIVKTFYGSFGFILKPRLSMHDPKNMSAYLGTEEVWVNAENALRKIIKQNGENAIEAIGEAAFYGPKIDFLAKDAIGREHQVATIQLDMNMPERFDLYCINEKGEQERIVMIHAAIMGSIERFLAILIEHTAGAFPLWLSPMQVKVIPVRASHNEYAKKIFDLLKENNIRVEFDDAEANLGGKVRDAKNNKIPYWVVVGDKEIEAKKVTLESRDAGQLGQITKEELVAKLLEEIKSKK, encoded by the coding sequence ATGGAAAAAACAGAGAAATTAAAGAATTTAAGGCATTCCTTAGCACACCTTTTAGCAGCCGCAGTTTTAGAATACTATCCTGACACCAAAGTAACTCTAGGCCCGCCAATTGAGGACGGATTTTATTATGATTTTGATTTTACCTCCCCTATCTCAGACAAAGATCTGCCGAAAATAGAGAAGAAAATGCGAGAACTTGTGAAAACATGGAAAGGATTTTCACACGAAGAGAAAACAGCAGAAGAAGCTAAAAAATATTTTGCAGGCAATTCTTACAAATTGGAAATTATTAATGAAATTGCCGAAAAAGGAGAGAAAATAACTTTTTATACTTCCGGTAATTTTACCGACCTTTGCCGAGGTGGACATTTAGAAAATCCGGCAAAAGAAATTGATTTAAATTCCTTCAAACTAGACCGCATGGCTGGAGCTTATTGGCGCGGAGATGAAAAGAATAAAATGCTCACTCGTATCTATGGCCTGGCTTTTGAAACCAAAGAAGAATTGGAAGCATATTTAAAACAACGCGAGGAAGCTAGGAAAAGAGATCATAAAAAGCTAGGGAAAGAATTGGATCTTTTTACTTTTTCTGATTTAGTGGGCGCAGGGCTTCCTCTTTTTACTCCAAAAGGAACCCTTGTAAGAAACTTATTGGATGATTTTGTGTGGGAGCTACGAAAAATAGCCGGCTATGAAAGAGTAGACATACCGCACATAACCAAAAAAGAACTTTATGAAACCTCGGGACATTGGGAAAAATTTAAAGATGATTTATTTAAAATAAATACCCGTGAAGAACACACTTTTGCGATGAAACCAATGAATTGCCCTCATCATACGCAAATATACAACCGTAAACAATGGAGCTACAAAGAACTTCCTCAAAGATATGCTGAAACTACTAAAGTTTATCGCGACGAGCAAACAGGAGAACTTGGAGGACTCTCTAGAGTACGCTCTATCACTCAAGACGATGCACATGTATTCTGTAGACTAAGCCAGGCAAGTCCTGAAATGGAAAAAATTTATAATATTGTAAAAACTTTTTATGGTTCTTTTGGTTTTATTTTAAAACCTCGTCTTTCTATGCATGATCCGAAAAATATGAGCGCATATTTGGGGACTGAAGAAGTTTGGGTAAATGCAGAAAATGCATTAAGAAAAATAATTAAACAAAATGGCGAAAACGCAATAGAAGCCATTGGAGAAGCGGCATTTTATGGACCTAAAATTGATTTTCTAGCAAAAGATGCTATTGGCAGAGAACATCAAGTTGCTACAATTCAACTTGATATGAATATGCCAGAGAGGTTTGATCTTTACTGCATTAATGAAAAAGGAGAGCAGGAACGTATTGTTATGATTCACGCCGCTATTATGGGATCAATTGAAAGATTTCTTGCAATTTTAATCGAACATACTGCCGGCGCTTTCCCTCTTTGGCTCTCACCAATGCAAGTAAAAGTGATTCCAGTACGAGCAAGTCACAATGAATATGCAAAAAAGATTTTTGATCTACTGAAAGAAAATAATATCCGCGTAGAATTTGATGATGCTGAAGCAAACCTTGGTGGAAAAGTCCGCGACGCAAAAAACAACAAAATCCCCTACTGGGTTGTCGTCGGCGACAAAGAAATAGAAGCTAAAAAAGTCACCTTAGAATCTCGCGACGCCGGCCAGCTAGGACAGATAACAAAAGAAGAACTAGTTGCTAAACTTTTGGAAGAAATAAAAAGTAAAAAGTAA
- the nusB gene encoding transcription antitermination factor NusB → MANRHLSRSIVLQTLFEWDFLSAQTGVSANKKNTHPISDEVKEILKRNLKEFAPGLEDDVFVFSLFDQIFKKRAVIDEIIEKAAPDWPLDKISIIDRNILRIGLAELIFGDRKEVPPKVAINEAIELAKTFGGENSSKFINGVLGAVYKEIGEPGKEQISKKKKNGEILDITKLPVDKKGGALVYARKDNKQDGEIMFALVHDVFGYWTISKGSVEEGENEDEATIREIKEEIGLEIVIEEKLGENEYVATHPVNGKSLKKVVYFLAKSEYKDLVLEKSGGLDGARWFELSKIPGLRIYNDIVPLFEKAIEIISNRQ, encoded by the coding sequence ATGGCAAATAGGCACCTTTCCAGATCAATAGTTCTCCAGACGCTTTTTGAGTGGGATTTCCTGTCTGCGCAGACGGGCGTATCTGCTAATAAAAAAAATACTCATCCCATAAGCGATGAGGTAAAAGAAATCCTAAAAAGAAATTTGAAAGAATTTGCTCCTGGTCTTGAAGATGATGTTTTTGTATTTTCACTATTCGATCAAATTTTTAAAAAGCGTGCTGTGATTGATGAGATTATAGAAAAAGCTGCGCCAGATTGGCCGCTCGACAAGATTTCTATTATCGATAGGAATATTTTAAGAATCGGCTTGGCGGAGCTTATTTTCGGTGATAGAAAAGAAGTACCTCCAAAAGTAGCTATCAATGAAGCAATAGAATTAGCGAAAACTTTCGGCGGAGAAAATTCCAGCAAGTTTATCAATGGCGTTCTCGGCGCTGTTTATAAAGAAATAGGAGAACCAGGCAAAGAGCAAATCAGTAAAAAAAAGAAAAATGGAGAAATTCTAGACATTACCAAGCTGCCTGTTGATAAAAAAGGAGGAGCGCTTGTTTATGCGAGGAAAGACAATAAACAAGATGGCGAGATAATGTTTGCGCTGGTGCATGATGTTTTTGGATATTGGACTATCTCTAAAGGCAGTGTGGAAGAAGGAGAAAATGAGGATGAGGCGACAATTAGGGAAATAAAAGAAGAAATTGGGTTAGAGATTGTGATAGAAGAAAAATTGGGCGAGAATGAATATGTCGCGACGCATCCTGTAAACGGAAAAAGTTTAAAGAAGGTAGTTTATTTTTTAGCAAAGAGCGAATACAAAGATCTTGTATTAGAAAAGTCAGGCGGGTTGGATGGGGCGAGATGGTTTGAACTTTCTAAAATTCCCGGGCTACGCATCTATAATGATATAGTGCCTTTATTTGAGAAAGCAATTGAAATTATCAGCAATAGACAATAA
- a CDS encoding AAA family ATPase — translation MRLKTLQLNGFKSFAQKTILEFNTPIVSIVGPNGSGKSNIVEAIRFVLGEQSMKSMRGKGGGDLVFKGSKKLAKGARASVTIYFDNTDKVFKLSNDGREDINLNYDVISISREVFADGLNKYILNGTEVRLKDIHNLLASVNIGSSGHHIISQGEADRILNANAREKREMVEDALGLKIYQYKIKESERKLERTNENMKEVVLLRRENAPHLNFLKKQVEKFEKTKEMQADLGVLYREYLKRESVYLEQEKNKLSLERNKISNELKSVDEKISIIEDNDPFRHSDTSPLIRGRLGGGKIEELRAVEQKMNSLRSTKGELERKLGRIEGMLESIENRAKSSQISGKCPLCGNEIKNAEEEQIKKRHDIEKELADLKKSQLDILSEIQKIASEEKEGMVSVETLKQAINKEMEALRDLEREKFTWKVRHQELSSALELVAIKEGSLRSRKEGFENEIKEGTALLGREELSYENFKIEENETEIIQEDLKRKIERIKIKLEDAGLGNGAELMKEFKEVTERDQFLMKEMEDLEKSIESLQKLILDLKEKIDIEFKEGVKKINVEFQEFFSLMFGGGHGSLSVVEIKRNWREKVGPLESPRSDLEEPEDEFEEEEAVVEKGIEINVSLPNKKVKEINAFSGGERSLTSIALLFAMSQVNPPPFLVLDETDAALDEANSRKYGDMLEKLSKHSQLVVVTHNRETMSRAGVLYGITIGSDEASKVLSVKFEEATQIAK, via the coding sequence ATGCGACTTAAAACACTTCAATTGAATGGTTTTAAATCTTTTGCTCAAAAGACTATTTTGGAGTTCAACACCCCCATTGTTTCGATCGTGGGTCCTAATGGATCAGGAAAATCAAACATAGTAGAGGCTATCCGTTTTGTTTTAGGGGAACAATCCATGAAATCAATGCGCGGGAAAGGAGGGGGAGATCTAGTTTTTAAGGGATCAAAGAAATTAGCAAAAGGAGCGCGGGCTTCTGTCACTATTTATTTTGATAATACGGATAAAGTTTTTAAACTTTCAAATGACGGAAGAGAAGATATAAATTTAAACTACGATGTTATTTCAATTTCTCGCGAAGTCTTTGCAGATGGATTGAATAAATATATTTTAAACGGCACAGAAGTCAGGTTGAAAGATATTCACAACCTTCTCGCCTCGGTGAATATAGGTTCTTCCGGGCATCACATCATCTCCCAAGGCGAAGCCGATCGTATTTTAAATGCCAACGCTCGAGAAAAAAGAGAAATGGTAGAAGATGCGCTTGGACTCAAAATTTATCAATACAAAATAAAAGAAAGCGAACGAAAGCTGGAGCGAACAAATGAAAATATGAAGGAAGTAGTTCTCTTGCGCAGAGAAAATGCTCCGCATCTCAACTTCTTAAAGAAGCAGGTTGAAAAATTTGAAAAGACCAAAGAAATGCAGGCAGACTTGGGAGTTCTTTATCGGGAATATTTAAAAAGAGAGAGTGTTTATTTAGAACAAGAGAAAAACAAATTGTCACTTGAAAGAAATAAAATTTCAAATGAGCTTAAGAGTGTGGATGAAAAAATTTCTATCATAGAAGATAATGACCCCTTCCGTCATTCTGACACCTCCCCCTTAATAAGGGGGAGGTTGGGTGGGGGTAAAATAGAAGAATTACGAGCGGTAGAGCAGAAAATGAATTCTCTCCGTTCTACCAAAGGTGAACTAGAACGCAAACTTGGCCGAATAGAAGGGATGCTTGAATCCATCGAAAATAGAGCAAAATCCTCGCAAATTTCAGGTAAATGTCCCTTGTGTGGAAATGAAATCAAGAATGCAGAAGAAGAACAAATAAAAAAAAGGCATGATATAGAAAAAGAACTAGCAGATTTAAAAAAATCACAGCTTGATATTCTCTCTGAGATACAAAAAATAGCCTCAGAAGAAAAAGAAGGGATGGTATCGGTAGAAACATTGAAACAAGCAATAAATAAAGAGATGGAAGCCTTACGCGACCTGGAGCGTGAAAAGTTTACCTGGAAAGTCAGGCACCAAGAATTGTCTTCTGCCCTAGAACTTGTGGCTATAAAAGAAGGGAGTTTAAGGAGCCGTAAGGAAGGATTTGAAAATGAGATAAAAGAAGGTACTGCGCTTCTCGGCAGGGAAGAGCTGTCTTACGAAAATTTTAAAATCGAGGAAAATGAAACCGAAATCATCCAGGAAGATTTAAAGAGAAAAATAGAACGCATAAAAATAAAATTAGAAGACGCCGGGCTCGGCAACGGAGCGGAGCTAATGAAAGAATTTAAAGAAGTAACGGAGCGAGACCAATTTTTAATGAAGGAAATGGAAGATTTGGAAAAAAGTATTGAGTCCTTGCAAAAACTTATTTTAGATTTGAAAGAAAAAATCGATATAGAATTTAAAGAAGGCGTTAAAAAAATAAACGTAGAATTCCAAGAATTTTTTTCTTTGATGTTTGGTGGCGGACACGGATCGCTTTCTGTGGTTGAGATAAAAAGAAACTGGCGGGAAAAGGTCGGACCTTTAGAGAGCCCAAGGTCCGACCTTGAGGAGCCAGAAGATGAGTTTGAAGAAGAAGAGGCTGTCGTCGAAAAAGGAATAGAGATAAATGTTTCTTTGCCTAATAAAAAAGTAAAAGAAATTAACGCTTTTTCCGGAGGAGAAAGATCTTTGACATCTATCGCTCTGCTTTTCGCTATGTCGCAAGTAAATCCGCCGCCATTTTTAGTGCTGGACGAGACGGACGCGGCGCTTGATGAAGCAAATTCCCGCAAATACGGAGATATGTTGGAGAAACTTTCAAAACATTCACAGCTTGTCGTCGTCACCCACAACCGAGAGACGATGTCTCGCGCCGGAGTCCTCTACGGCATCACTATAGGCTCCGACGAAGCGTCTAAAGTCCTCTCGGTAAAATTCGAAGAGGCGACCCAGATCGCAAAGTAA
- the rnc gene encoding ribonuclease III: MIQFSDFEKKIKIVFKDKNLLKQSFTHRSYINENGANALSHNERLEFLGDAVLELVVTDFLYKKYPHYPEGKLTALRSALVNAVIISEIALKIGMNDYLLLSKGEAKDFGKARQYILANTYEAFIGAMYIDQGYDIVDKFVAKTLLPKTEEIVKKKLWRDAKSLVQEKAQEFVSVTPAYKVLHQSGPDHDKHFTVGIYFGAHLIAEGKGQSKQEAEQKAAENALKVKNWLD; encoded by the coding sequence ATGATACAATTTTCAGATTTTGAAAAAAAAATAAAAATAGTTTTTAAAGACAAAAATTTACTGAAGCAATCTTTTACGCACCGCTCTTATATAAATGAAAATGGAGCGAACGCTCTTTCTCATAATGAACGTTTAGAATTTCTAGGGGACGCAGTGTTGGAGCTCGTTGTTACGGATTTTCTTTACAAAAAATATCCGCATTATCCGGAGGGCAAGCTGACGGCTCTTCGTTCTGCTCTTGTGAACGCTGTTATTATCTCTGAAATTGCTTTAAAAATAGGAATGAACGATTATTTGCTTTTATCAAAAGGAGAAGCAAAAGATTTTGGCAAAGCCAGGCAATATATTTTAGCGAATACTTATGAAGCGTTCATCGGAGCGATGTATATAGATCAAGGATACGACATTGTAGATAAATTTGTGGCTAAAACTCTCTTGCCTAAAACAGAAGAAATAGTAAAGAAAAAACTTTGGCGTGATGCAAAAAGTTTAGTGCAAGAAAAAGCGCAGGAATTTGTATCTGTAACTCCCGCTTATAAAGTTTTACATCAATCGGGTCCGGATCATGACAAGCATTTTACCGTGGGTATTTATTTCGGTGCGCATTTGATAGCGGAAGGTAAAGGTCAAAGCAAACAAGAGGCTGAACAAAAAGCAGCCGAAAATGCATTAAAAGTAAAAAATTGGTTGGATTAA
- a CDS encoding Maf family protein, with product MKLILGSSSKYRKNILKKAGYVFDILVPDIDEKLIEINDPYQRPLVVARAKAEILIPQIKEPALLITSDVIAVCNGKVREKPNTKEEAREFLREYSKGIVPEGVTAIVIYNTVTKKYYEAIDIARVFFDEFSEAVIEDFIENGDVLGRAGGFGVQSPILRPYVKEIKGDEESIVGMPVALLKKLLKQAGYQIGF from the coding sequence ATGAAATTAATCCTTGGTTCATCTTCAAAATATAGAAAAAATATTCTTAAAAAAGCTGGATATGTTTTTGATATTTTAGTTCCTGATATTGATGAAAAATTAATTGAAATAAATGATCCATATCAAAGACCCTTGGTTGTAGCTCGAGCTAAGGCTGAGATTTTAATTCCTCAAATAAAAGAACCTGCTTTGCTTATTACTTCTGATGTTATTGCCGTGTGCAATGGAAAAGTGCGTGAGAAGCCAAACACTAAAGAAGAGGCTCGGGAATTTTTGAGAGAATATAGTAAGGGGATAGTGCCCGAAGGCGTGACTGCCATTGTAATTTACAATACAGTAACAAAAAAATATTATGAAGCTATTGATATAGCTCGAGTTTTCTTTGATGAATTTTCGGAAGCTGTGATAGAAGATTTTATAGAAAATGGCGACGTTCTCGGCCGAGCCGGCGGATTTGGTGTTCAATCTCCAATACTTCGACCCTATGTGAAAGAAATCAAGGGCGACGAAGAATCAATTGTCGGTATGCCTGTCGCCTTACTAAAAAAATTACTCAAACAAGCAGGATACCAAATAGGTTTTTAA
- a CDS encoding uracil-DNA glycosylase, whose translation MDKNEELKKIHEKWFADCKCELKKTATQPVPGDGNPNSEIVFIGEAPGKEEDKQGRPFVGAAGKFLAEMLEAIKLKRGEIYITNIVKYRPPNNRDPLPEEKDACRDWLIEELNFINPKLIVFLGRHSMNDFFPLEKISAVHGKLLIKKFNKIKTGHFLPLYHPAAALYNGGMRETLLEDFKKIPKILEKINNKK comes from the coding sequence ATGGATAAAAACGAGGAGTTAAAAAAAATTCATGAAAAGTGGTTCGCGGACTGCAAGTGTGAACTAAAAAAAACGGCTACTCAGCCTGTGCCGGGAGATGGTAATCCAAATTCAGAAATAGTTTTTATCGGCGAAGCTCCCGGAAAAGAAGAAGACAAACAAGGCCGGCCTTTTGTCGGCGCTGCTGGAAAATTCTTGGCAGAAATGCTGGAAGCTATAAAATTAAAACGAGGAGAGATTTATATAACCAATATAGTAAAATACAGACCTCCAAACAATCGCGATCCTTTACCAGAAGAAAAAGACGCTTGTCGGGATTGGTTGATTGAAGAACTCAACTTCATAAATCCGAAACTTATTGTTTTTCTGGGAAGGCACTCCATGAATGATTTTTTCCCATTGGAAAAGATTTCAGCCGTGCACGGAAAACTTTTAATCAAGAAATTCAATAAAATTAAAACAGGTCATTTTCTCCCCCTTTACCATCCGGCTGCCGCGCTTTATAATGGAGGGATGAGAGAGACTCTGTTGGAAGACTTTAAAAAGATTCCAAAAATTTTAGAAAAAATTAACAACAAAAAATAA